Proteins co-encoded in one Cupriavidus taiwanensis genomic window:
- a CDS encoding CaiB/BaiF CoA transferase family protein yields the protein MSGPLQGVRIVDMTTVLMGPYATQILGDLGADVIKIEPPDGDTVREVGPRRHAGMSGIFLHANRSKRSVVLDLKAPAGREALLRIAADADVLVYNVRPQAMARLNLSYEEVAKVNPRILYVGLYGYGQGGPYAAKSAYDDLIQGAVAIPTLAQLAGSDVPRYAPSAIADRIVGLAAVNAITAGLFHRERSGEGQSIDVPMFETMAQFILGDHMGGLTFEPPIGPSGYTRILNEHRRPYRTRDGYLCVLLYNDKQWRKFLALIGQPDLMDTDPRFCTIVERNKHIHELYRMVAEIMPTRTTAEWTAALEAADMPVMQLHTVDSLMADPHLDAVGFFDVVEHPSEGAIRSMAIPSTWSKSQPRVARQAPRLGEHSAQVLAEAGYSDEQIRALAALGATRLADDAAASH from the coding sequence ATGAGCGGCCCGCTGCAGGGCGTTCGCATCGTCGACATGACGACGGTGCTGATGGGACCGTACGCGACCCAGATCCTGGGTGACCTCGGTGCCGACGTGATCAAGATCGAGCCGCCCGACGGCGACACCGTGCGCGAGGTCGGCCCGCGCCGCCACGCCGGCATGTCGGGCATTTTCCTGCACGCCAACCGCAGCAAGCGCAGCGTGGTGCTCGACCTGAAAGCCCCCGCCGGGCGTGAGGCGCTGCTGCGCATCGCCGCCGATGCCGACGTGCTGGTCTACAACGTGCGCCCGCAGGCGATGGCGCGGCTGAACCTGAGCTACGAGGAAGTCGCGAAGGTGAATCCGCGCATCCTGTACGTAGGCCTGTACGGCTACGGGCAGGGCGGCCCTTACGCGGCCAAGTCCGCCTACGACGACCTGATCCAGGGCGCGGTTGCGATTCCCACGCTGGCGCAGCTGGCCGGCAGCGACGTGCCGCGCTACGCACCCAGCGCGATCGCCGACCGCATCGTCGGCCTGGCCGCGGTCAATGCCATCACCGCAGGGCTGTTCCACCGCGAACGCAGCGGCGAGGGCCAGTCGATCGACGTGCCGATGTTCGAGACCATGGCGCAGTTCATCCTGGGCGACCACATGGGGGGGCTGACCTTCGAGCCGCCGATCGGCCCCAGCGGCTACACCCGCATCCTCAACGAGCATCGTCGCCCGTACCGGACCCGGGACGGCTACCTGTGCGTGCTGCTCTACAACGACAAGCAGTGGCGCAAGTTCCTGGCCCTGATCGGCCAGCCCGACCTGATGGATACGGACCCGCGCTTCTGCACCATCGTCGAGCGCAACAAGCATATCCACGAGCTGTACCGCATGGTGGCGGAGATCATGCCGACGCGCACCACCGCGGAGTGGACCGCGGCGCTGGAAGCCGCCGACATGCCGGTGATGCAACTGCACACCGTTGACTCGCTGATGGCCGATCCGCACCTGGACGCGGTGGGCTTCTTCGACGTGGTCGAGCACCCGAGCGAGGGCGCGATCCGCTCGATGGCGATTCCGTCGACGTGGTCCAAGTCGCAGCCGCGCGTGGCACGGCAGGCGCCGCGCCTGGGCGAGCACAGTGCCCAGGTGCTGGCCGAGGCCGGCTACAGCGATGAACAGATCCGCGCGCTGGCCGCGCTGGGCGCGACGCGCCTGGCCGACGATGCCGCCGCATCCCACTGA
- a CDS encoding alkyl sulfatase dimerization domain-containing protein, with protein sequence MSDIHDYIVVGAGSAGCAVASRLADARVGTVALLEAGGHDFSPAITIPIGIASTVPKAGPFNYGYVTEPQPALNGRRGFQPRGRGLGGSSSINGMIYIRGTPSDYDRWARDGCDGWGWDDVLPYFKRSERNERLAGRQEDAWHGGRGPLHVVDTRSGNPFDRRFIEAAQCTGLPYNPDFNGATQEGVGFYQRTQRDGERWNTARAYLHGGNRQALDGGRANLAVLTDTQALRIVFEGRRAAGVLVERGGEQRLLRARREVILCAGTFGSAQLLMVSGVGPAAHLREHGIDIVHDAPGVGQNLQEHPNMKLQRRVFSTDLYASSIRGGWRLLHEWLRYRKERYGMFASNIAETGAFIKSDPTLVDPDLQLHFSTALSDTAARRVHGYSLNVCVLRPHSRGQVLLGSADARVPPRIDQNLLADARDLDAMVAGLRLASRVLDQEPLARLGGTPHACGHLRFDGSDDAAVRGFIRERADIIFHPVGTCRMGSDAGAVVDPQLRVRGVEGLRVADASVMPTLIGGNTNAAAIMIGEKAADLVQGIERAGGSAIEPAQPASRQGSAPLVQADPRGEAVAGASGIAERRLIACAAALALSWGAHAAPAPDPEPSKPASAATVASNAAVLAQLPFADRADFEDARRGLVAPFKGDIRNADGRVIWSSSTYDFQRAAQSPESVNPSLWRMAQLNMEAGLFRVTDRVYQVRGMDLANMTVLEGERGIIIADPLTSTETARAALDLYYAHRPRKPVVAVIYTHSHADHFGGVRGVVDEADVKAGTVAIYAPAGFMQEAVSENVFAGNAMFRRSIYQAGAGVPRNALGQVDTGIGKGGSSGGTLSLIAPTESISKRYETRHIDGVEFEFQLTPGTEAPAEMNFYLPRQRALCMAENATRTMHNILTPRGAQVRDAKAWGRYLDESLVRYGERAEVMLAQHNWPTWGGERIRTLLADQRDMYTYLNDRTLHLLNQGLTPMEIAEAMQKLPGALEKKWYTRGYYGSLSFNARAVYQRYLGFYDANPASLNPPAQPEAGRRYVRAMGGADSVLRQMREAMEQGDYRWAVQLGNHLVFADPQNAAARAAQADALEQLGYQSENSLWRNMYLTGARELRHGALAVPARNPADLVRAMEPALFFDYMGVRLDADKAVGHDMTLNWVFSDLGKPFALTVRNGVLTYREDSRHARPDATVTMSKATLDRISLRQLDLQAALRGGEIRVEGNARKLPELMGLLATFNPAFNIVTPQAQPQH encoded by the coding sequence ATGTCTGATATCCATGACTACATCGTTGTCGGCGCCGGCTCGGCGGGCTGCGCCGTGGCGAGCCGGCTGGCCGACGCGCGGGTCGGGACGGTGGCGCTGCTCGAAGCGGGCGGCCATGATTTCAGCCCGGCCATCACCATTCCGATCGGCATCGCCAGTACCGTGCCGAAGGCCGGACCGTTCAACTATGGCTACGTCACCGAGCCGCAGCCTGCGCTGAACGGGCGCCGCGGGTTCCAGCCGCGCGGTCGCGGGCTCGGCGGCAGTTCGTCGATCAACGGCATGATCTACATCCGCGGCACGCCCTCGGACTACGACCGTTGGGCGCGGGACGGCTGCGATGGCTGGGGCTGGGACGATGTCCTGCCGTATTTCAAGCGCTCGGAACGGAACGAGCGGCTGGCCGGTCGGCAGGAGGACGCCTGGCACGGCGGGCGCGGGCCGCTGCATGTGGTCGATACGCGCTCGGGCAATCCGTTCGACCGGCGCTTTATTGAAGCCGCGCAGTGCACGGGCCTGCCTTACAACCCCGATTTCAACGGCGCCACGCAGGAGGGCGTCGGCTTCTACCAGCGCACCCAGCGCGACGGCGAGCGCTGGAACACGGCGCGCGCCTACCTGCACGGCGGCAACCGGCAGGCGCTGGACGGCGGGCGCGCCAACCTCGCGGTGCTGACCGACACGCAGGCGCTGCGGATCGTGTTCGAGGGCCGGCGCGCGGCGGGGGTGCTGGTCGAGCGCGGCGGCGAGCAGCGGCTGCTGCGGGCGCGGCGCGAAGTGATCCTGTGCGCGGGCACCTTCGGCTCGGCCCAGCTGCTGATGGTATCCGGCGTCGGCCCCGCCGCGCACCTGCGCGAGCACGGCATCGACATCGTCCACGATGCGCCGGGCGTGGGGCAGAACCTGCAGGAGCATCCCAACATGAAACTGCAGCGCCGCGTGTTCAGCACCGATCTCTATGCGTCCTCCATACGCGGTGGCTGGCGGCTGCTGCACGAGTGGCTGCGCTACCGGAAAGAGCGCTACGGCATGTTCGCGTCCAACATCGCCGAGACCGGCGCCTTTATCAAGAGCGATCCGACGCTGGTGGACCCGGACCTGCAGCTGCACTTTTCCACGGCGCTGAGCGACACGGCCGCGCGCCGCGTGCACGGTTATTCGCTGAACGTATGCGTGCTGCGCCCGCACAGCCGCGGCCAGGTGCTGCTGGGGTCCGCCGATGCCCGCGTGCCGCCCCGCATCGACCAGAACCTGCTGGCTGATGCGCGTGACCTGGATGCCATGGTGGCGGGCCTGCGGCTTGCCAGTCGCGTCCTCGACCAGGAGCCGCTGGCGCGCCTCGGCGGCACGCCGCACGCCTGCGGCCACCTGCGCTTTGACGGCAGCGACGACGCCGCGGTGCGCGGGTTCATCCGGGAGCGTGCCGACATCATCTTCCATCCGGTCGGCACCTGCCGCATGGGCAGCGATGCGGGCGCGGTGGTCGATCCGCAGCTGCGCGTGCGTGGCGTCGAAGGCCTGCGCGTCGCCGACGCCTCGGTCATGCCCACGCTGATCGGCGGCAACACCAACGCCGCGGCGATCATGATTGGTGAAAAGGCGGCCGACCTGGTGCAGGGTATCGAACGGGCCGGCGGCAGCGCCATCGAGCCGGCGCAACCTGCATCGCGCCAAGGGTCCGCACCGCTGGTACAAGCCGACCCGCGCGGCGAGGCAGTGGCAGGTGCGTCCGGCATTGCCGAGCGCAGGCTGATCGCCTGCGCCGCGGCGCTTGCGCTCAGCTGGGGGGCGCACGCCGCGCCGGCGCCGGACCCGGAGCCCTCCAAACCGGCCAGTGCCGCCACCGTGGCCAGCAACGCGGCGGTACTTGCGCAGCTGCCCTTTGCCGACCGCGCCGATTTCGAAGACGCGCGACGCGGCCTGGTGGCGCCGTTCAAGGGCGATATCCGCAATGCCGACGGCCGCGTGATCTGGAGTTCGTCGACCTATGACTTCCAGCGGGCGGCGCAGAGCCCGGAATCGGTCAATCCCAGCCTGTGGCGCATGGCGCAGCTCAATATGGAGGCGGGGCTGTTCCGCGTGACCGATCGGGTCTACCAGGTGCGCGGCATGGACCTGGCCAATATGACGGTGCTCGAGGGCGAGCGCGGCATCATCATTGCCGATCCGCTGACCAGTACCGAAACCGCCAGGGCCGCCCTCGACCTGTACTACGCCCACCGCCCGCGCAAGCCCGTGGTGGCGGTGATCTACACGCACAGCCACGCCGACCATTTCGGCGGCGTGCGCGGCGTGGTCGACGAGGCCGACGTCAAGGCCGGCACGGTCGCCATCTACGCGCCCGCCGGCTTCATGCAGGAGGCGGTCAGCGAGAACGTGTTCGCCGGCAACGCGATGTTCCGCCGCAGCATCTACCAGGCCGGCGCGGGCGTGCCGCGCAATGCGCTCGGGCAGGTGGATACCGGCATCGGCAAGGGCGGCTCCTCCGGCGGCACGCTCAGCCTGATCGCGCCGACCGAATCGATCAGCAAGCGCTACGAGACCCGGCACATCGACGGCGTCGAGTTCGAGTTCCAGCTGACCCCCGGCACCGAGGCACCGGCGGAGATGAACTTCTACCTGCCGCGCCAGCGCGCGTTGTGCATGGCCGAGAACGCCACCCGCACCATGCACAACATCCTCACGCCGCGCGGCGCGCAGGTGCGCGATGCCAAGGCCTGGGGCCGGTACCTGGACGAAAGCCTGGTGCGCTACGGCGAGCGCGCAGAGGTCATGCTGGCCCAGCACAACTGGCCCACCTGGGGCGGCGAGCGCATCCGCACCTTGCTGGCCGACCAGCGCGACATGTACACCTACCTGAACGACCGCACGCTGCATCTGCTGAACCAGGGGCTGACGCCGATGGAGATTGCCGAGGCGATGCAGAAGCTGCCCGGCGCGCTGGAGAAGAAGTGGTACACGCGTGGCTACTACGGCTCGCTCAGCTTCAACGCGCGCGCCGTGTACCAGCGCTACCTGGGCTTCTACGACGCCAATCCCGCCAGCCTGAACCCGCCGGCGCAGCCCGAGGCGGGCCGCCGCTACGTGCGCGCGATGGGCGGCGCCGACAGCGTGCTGCGGCAGATGCGCGAGGCGATGGAACAGGGCGACTACCGCTGGGCGGTGCAGCTGGGCAACCACCTGGTCTTCGCCGATCCGCAGAACGCGGCCGCGCGCGCGGCGCAAGCCGATGCGCTGGAGCAGCTCGGCTACCAGTCCGAGAATTCGCTCTGGCGCAATATGTACCTGACCGGCGCGCGGGAACTGCGCCACGGCGCGCTGGCCGTGCCCGCGCGCAACCCGGCCGACCTGGTGCGGGCCATGGAGCCGGCGCTGTTCTTCGACTACATGGGCGTGCGGCTCGATGCCGACAAGGCGGTGGGGCATGACATGACGCTCAACTGGGTCTTCTCCGACCTGGGCAAGCCGTTCGCGCTGACCGTGCGCAACGGCGTGCTGACCTATCGCGAGGACAGCCGCCATGCGCGCCCCGATGCCACCGTAACCATGAGCAAGGCCACGCTGGATCGCATCAGCCTGCGCCAGCTCGACCTGCAGGCAGCACTGCGCGGGGGCGAGATCCGCGTGGAAGGCAATGCGCGCAAGCTGCCCGAGCTGATGGGGCTGCTGGCGACCTTCAACCCGGCCTTCAACATCGTCACGCCGCAGGCGCAGCCGCAGCACTAG
- a CDS encoding enoyl-CoA hydratase/isomerase family protein — MTMQAQQYARQIALRHASLCIADGVAEFTHQRPAARNALSLELRQDYRDMLDLVAADRAIRALVLTGSGGSFCAGGDLKSAREMFAGGDAAARAPEAVRRRMQDIHQWLPRLRDLEIPVIAAVDGAAAGAGFSLALAADFVLASERAYFSMSFAKIGLLPDMGALYALPRVVGMSAAKELMFTGRRLEAIDAKRLGIVHAIHPTGTLAEAARRFAQRFVPAPPEALALAKRALNRSFESSYDAVLELEAQGQALASAVPYYAQAVDAFLHGRPARFDWDHDGQG, encoded by the coding sequence ATGACCATGCAGGCCCAGCAGTACGCCCGCCAGATCGCGTTACGGCATGCCAGCCTGTGCATCGCCGATGGCGTGGCCGAGTTCACGCACCAGCGTCCCGCCGCGCGCAATGCCCTGTCGCTGGAGTTGCGCCAGGACTACCGCGACATGCTGGACCTGGTCGCGGCGGACCGCGCCATCCGCGCGCTGGTGCTGACCGGATCGGGCGGCAGCTTCTGCGCCGGCGGCGACCTGAAGTCCGCGCGCGAGATGTTCGCCGGCGGGGACGCCGCGGCGCGGGCGCCCGAGGCCGTGCGCCGGCGCATGCAGGACATCCACCAGTGGCTGCCGCGGTTGCGCGACCTCGAGATCCCGGTGATCGCGGCGGTCGACGGCGCCGCGGCCGGGGCCGGATTCTCGCTGGCGCTGGCGGCGGATTTCGTGCTGGCGTCGGAGCGTGCGTACTTCAGCATGTCGTTCGCGAAGATCGGCCTGCTGCCTGACATGGGCGCGCTGTACGCGCTGCCGCGCGTGGTGGGCATGAGCGCGGCCAAGGAACTGATGTTCACCGGGCGCCGGCTCGAGGCCATCGATGCGAAGCGGCTCGGCATCGTGCATGCGATCCACCCGACCGGCACGCTGGCCGAGGCAGCGCGCCGCTTTGCGCAGCGCTTCGTGCCGGCGCCGCCGGAAGCGCTGGCGCTGGCCAAGCGCGCGCTCAACCGCAGCTTTGAAAGCAGCTATGACGCCGTGCTGGAACTCGAAGCGCAGGGCCAGGCGCTGGCTTCGGCGGTGCCGTACTACGCGCAGGCGGTCGACGCCTTCCTGCATGGGCGCCCGGCGCGCTTCGACTGGGACCACGATGGGCAGGGTTGA
- a CDS encoding acyl-CoA dehydrogenase family protein yields MEATLDTLPLVTIPPEDEALRGPIRAFLQEALRDVPAPVRARTWMGFDGEFSRALARQGWIGLSLPREYGGAGRSAFARFVLVEELIAAGAPVSAHWFADRQTAPLILRYGSEAQKHFFLPRLIRGEIFICIGMSEPDTGSDLSSVRTRAVRTETGWRLNGRKIWTTNAHRAQYMCALVRTSGQHGDRHQGLSQVLIDLSLPGISARPIRDLAGDGHFCEVVFEDVELPADALVGEEGSGWKQVTAELAFERSGPERILTSLMLAETWLAEVRASCLPVPASVRAIAGRIAGRMAVLRAMSLAVAERLDQGQNPEIDASYVKDLGTEFEQELPGWISTALEQMPDFAPSDDLLRAHAYITQLAPSFSLRGGTRQILRGIIARSLGLR; encoded by the coding sequence TTGGAAGCCACCCTTGATACCCTGCCGCTCGTGACCATCCCGCCCGAGGATGAGGCGCTGCGCGGCCCCATCCGCGCCTTTCTGCAGGAAGCGCTGCGCGACGTGCCCGCGCCGGTGCGCGCGCGCACCTGGATGGGTTTTGATGGCGAATTCAGCCGCGCGCTGGCACGCCAGGGCTGGATCGGCCTGTCGCTGCCGCGCGAGTACGGCGGCGCCGGACGCAGCGCGTTTGCCCGCTTCGTGCTGGTCGAAGAGCTGATCGCCGCCGGCGCGCCGGTGTCCGCGCACTGGTTCGCCGACCGCCAGACCGCTCCGCTGATCCTGCGCTACGGCAGCGAGGCGCAAAAGCACTTCTTCTTGCCCCGGCTGATCCGCGGCGAGATCTTTATCTGCATCGGCATGAGCGAGCCCGACACCGGCTCGGACCTGTCGTCGGTGCGCACCCGCGCGGTCCGCACCGAGACCGGCTGGCGCCTGAACGGCCGCAAGATCTGGACCACCAATGCCCACCGCGCGCAGTACATGTGCGCGCTGGTGCGGACCTCGGGCCAGCATGGCGACCGCCACCAGGGCCTGTCGCAGGTGCTGATCGACCTGAGCCTGCCGGGCATCAGCGCGCGGCCGATCCGCGACCTCGCCGGCGACGGCCACTTCTGCGAGGTGGTGTTCGAAGACGTCGAGCTGCCGGCCGACGCGCTGGTCGGCGAGGAAGGCTCGGGCTGGAAGCAGGTCACCGCCGAACTCGCGTTCGAGCGCAGCGGGCCGGAGCGGATTCTGACCAGCCTGATGCTGGCCGAGACCTGGCTGGCCGAGGTCAGGGCCTCGTGCCTGCCAGTGCCGGCTTCGGTCCGGGCGATCGCCGGGCGCATCGCCGGCCGCATGGCGGTGCTGCGCGCGATGTCGCTGGCGGTGGCCGAGCGGCTCGACCAGGGGCAGAACCCGGAAATCGATGCCTCCTACGTAAAGGACCTGGGCACCGAGTTCGAGCAGGAGCTGCCGGGCTGGATCAGCACGGCGCTGGAACAGATGCCGGATTTCGCGCCGTCGGATGACCTGCTGCGCGCCCATGCCTACATCACGCAGTTGGCGCCGAGCTTTTCGCTGCGCGGCGGCACGCGCCAGATCCTGCGCGGCATCATCGCCCGCTCCCTCGGACTTCGTTGA
- a CDS encoding acyl-CoA dehydrogenase gives MHFQPDPTLDSFRQEVRQFLRHHLPADLPWRKDGMRSPRADLVRWQRLLDAHGWGAPYWSQEHGGTGWSVAQRLVFDEECAAAGTPSLDGFAHKLVGPVINHFATPEQKAEHLPHIFQGTRLWCQGFSEPGSGSDLASLRTRAERVTGADGDHYVVNGQKIWTSYAHQADWIFLLVRTDPQAKKQAGISFLLADMKSPGITVRPIISIDGCHHLNETFFDNVRVPAANLVGTENEGWKLTKFLLNNEHATTADLPTLRRSLSQLHALAGSARAGGMALAERHEFLLRLARCEAELRAITVMVQRVAAMEQDHSAAAHAMGSILKVRGTELQQRMSEFLVETLGDHGAVAYPDPHARNAGRRALPMEDAARGVATEMFFRRATTIYGGTSEVQRSIIARSLFQF, from the coding sequence ATGCACTTCCAACCCGACCCGACGCTGGACAGCTTCCGCCAGGAGGTCCGCCAGTTCCTGCGCCATCACCTGCCCGCCGACCTGCCCTGGCGCAAGGACGGCATGCGCTCGCCGCGCGCCGACCTGGTGCGCTGGCAGCGCCTGCTCGACGCCCATGGCTGGGGCGCGCCGTACTGGTCGCAGGAACACGGCGGCACCGGCTGGAGCGTGGCGCAGCGCCTGGTCTTCGACGAGGAGTGCGCCGCGGCCGGCACGCCTTCGCTGGATGGCTTCGCCCACAAGCTGGTGGGCCCGGTGATCAACCATTTCGCCACGCCGGAACAGAAGGCCGAGCACCTGCCGCACATCTTCCAGGGCACCCGCCTGTGGTGCCAGGGCTTCTCGGAGCCCGGCTCGGGCTCCGACCTGGCTTCGCTGCGCACGCGCGCCGAACGCGTCACCGGCGCCGATGGCGATCACTACGTGGTCAACGGCCAGAAGATCTGGACCAGCTACGCGCACCAGGCCGACTGGATCTTCCTGCTGGTGCGCACCGACCCGCAGGCAAAGAAGCAGGCCGGCATCAGCTTCCTGCTGGCCGACATGAAGAGCCCCGGCATCACCGTGCGCCCGATCATCAGCATCGATGGCTGCCACCACCTGAACGAGACCTTCTTCGACAATGTGCGGGTGCCGGCGGCCAACCTGGTCGGCACCGAGAACGAAGGCTGGAAGCTGACCAAGTTCCTGCTCAACAACGAGCACGCCACCACCGCCGACCTGCCGACGCTGCGCCGCTCTTTGTCACAGCTCCACGCACTGGCCGGCAGCGCGCGCGCCGGCGGCATGGCGCTGGCCGAACGGCACGAGTTCCTGCTGCGCCTGGCGCGCTGCGAGGCCGAGCTGCGCGCCATCACCGTGATGGTCCAGCGCGTGGCGGCAATGGAGCAGGACCACAGCGCCGCCGCGCACGCGATGGGGTCGATCCTGAAGGTTCGCGGCACCGAGCTGCAGCAGCGGATGAGCGAGTTCCTGGTGGAGACGCTGGGCGACCATGGCGCGGTGGCCTATCCGGATCCGCACGCAAGGAATGCCGGGCGCAGGGCGCTGCCGATGGAGGATGCGGCGCGGGGCGTGGCGACCGAGATGTTCTTCCGTCGGGCGACGACGATCTATGGGGGGACCAGCGAGGTGCAGCGGTCGATTATTGCGAGGTCGTTGTTTCAGTTCTAA